A region of Panicum virgatum strain AP13 chromosome 8N, P.virgatum_v5, whole genome shotgun sequence DNA encodes the following proteins:
- the LOC120684879 gene encoding B3 domain-containing protein Os02g0764100-like, which translates to MELGTKIAFAGIDPADQVAALQLLPPPPRSWRLWGVAPLPNPLHAYGGGHAVSNFTAKDATNGERLAFQAAAHSTVSETADMLRLHMSTAGDGARLSPWQGGRVRLLPPPLLPCAREHLFQKVLTPNDVGNLNRLVVPKQHAEKHLFVKRSPLMAAGMGVLLDVKDGEGRTWRFRYSYCRSSRIYILTKDWRSFVREKGLQAGDTVAFSRSAIGPFQQMHIDYWKKKQEYVTADDAIAAVNSPVVKLFGVDIARRRSPELRSSQR; encoded by the coding sequence CCTCGGTCTTGGCGGTTGTGGGGCGTGGCGCCGCTGCCCAATCCCCTGCATGCCTacggcggcggccatgccgTCTCAAACTTTACAGCGAAGGACGCAACCAATGGCGAGCGGCTTGCgttccaggcggcggcgcactccACCGTGTCCGAGACGGCCGACATGCTGCGGCTGCACATGTCCACCGCCGGAGACGGTGCGCGGCTGAGCCCGTGGCAGGGCGGGCGCGTGCGGCTGCTGCCGCCACCGTTGCTGCCGTGCGCCCGGGAACATCTGTTCCAGAAGGTCCTGACGCCCAACGACGTCGGCAACCTCAACCGCCTGGTCGTGCCGAAGCAGCACGCCGAGAAGCACTTGTTCGTCAAGCGCAGCCCGTTGATGGCCGCCGGCATGGGCGTGCTCCTCGACGTCAAGGACGGCGAGGGGAGGACGTGGCGGTTCAGGTACTCGTACTGCCGGAGCAGCCGGATCTACATCCTCACCAAGGACTGGAGGAGCTTCGTCCGGGAGAAGGGCCTCCAGGCCGGGGACACGGTGGCGTTCTCTCGGTCGGCGATCGGGCCGTTCCAGCAGATGCACATAGACTACTGGAAGAAGAAGCAGGAGTATGTCACAGCCGACGACGCCATTGCCGCCGTCAATTCCCCTGTCGTCAAGCTGTTTGGCGTTGACATTGCCAGAAGACGGAGTCCAGAGCTACGGAGTAGCCAGCGGTAG